A window from Labrus mixtus chromosome 14, fLabMix1.1, whole genome shotgun sequence encodes these proteins:
- the psmg1 gene encoding proteasome assembly chaperone 1 → MATFFGEVLSVYSRAVEEDEEDLEENEEDEQIRRELEEKREVHLQWSPEVSESLKSGNKLQCTDFILAVGHNAARFLSVYVLTSANWDAVGHASVWNERSRAVSGQTSEESACVFYRQKDNPSVLICQVTCYIAEDQLFQWTERVFDCLQLRELNVTVLSDSSVAEYKTADYLCCSSAPFLRSLHTGAFSGKPVCQSLEQPNIVTGLPAAVLNHCEVHRIATVVYQCYSDVIGPDSVTMETYKPALTKLGKSIQLDPSPSTDVLRKFARTNVQSNLYI, encoded by the exons ATGGCGACGTTTTTCGGTGAAGTTTTGTCCGTGTATTCTCGGGCTgtggaggaagatgaagaggatctCGAAGAAAACGAAGAAGATGAACAAATCCGCAGAGAACTTGAGGAAAAGAG GGAGGTTCATCTTCAGTGGAGCCCTGAAGTCTCAGAGTCCTTGAAGTCCGGAAACAAGTTGCAGTGTACAGACTTCATCCTCGCTGTGGGACACAATGCTGCCC GGTTTCTGTCAGTGTACGTTCTCACTTCTGCGAACTGGGACGCAGTGGGACATGCATCAGTGTGGAACGAGAGGAGCCGGGCTGTATCTGGGCAAACCAGCGAGGAGTCGGCGTGTGTTTTCTACAGACAGAAGGACAACCCATCa GTTTTAATATGCCAAGTGACTTGCTACATCGCAGAGGACCAGCTTTTTCAGTGGACTGAAAGG gTGTTTGActgtctgcagctcagagagctcaacgTGACCGTGTTGTCAGACAGCTCTGTGGCTGAGTACAAGACAGCAGACTATCTGTGCTGTAGCTCCGCCCCCTTCCTGCGCTCTCTCCACACAGGTGCTTTCAGTGGCAAGCCTGTCTGCCAGTCACTGGAGCAACCCAACATAGTTACTGGACTCCCAGCTGCAG TGCTGAACCACTGCGAGGTCCACCGCATCGCCACTGTTGTTTACCAGTGCTACAGTGATGTCATTGGCCCTGACTCTGTCACCATGGAGACCTACAAGCCTGCACTAACTAAGCTTGGCAAGTCCATCCAG ctggacCCGTCTCCGAGCACAGACGTCCTTCGCAAGTTTGCCAGAACCAATGTTCAGAGTAATCTTTATATCTGA
- the LOC132988837 gene encoding uncharacterized protein C11orf87 homolog — translation MTARTSEASGLSVPLHRCHGAANDNNGTCAEQLSTFPPFSSTLALLVLVAVLVGIILVSLATFHFHKRKLRNRKIRRAQEEYERDSRSSPARRAVEPARPCVIVRPVRREEEEEEKLSCGDVNDNEAVPLDC, via the coding sequence ATGACAGCCAGAACCTCTGAGGCCTCCGGGCTGTCGGTGCCGCTGCACCGCTGTCACGGGGCCGCCAACGACAACAACGGCACCTGCGCGGAGCAGCTCAGCACCTTTCCCCCGTTCTCCTCCACCCTCGCGCTCCTCGTGCTGGTGGCCGTGCTCGTGGGGATCATCCTCGTTTCCTTGGCAACGTTCCACTTCCACAAGAGGAAGCTCCGGAATAGGAAGATCCGGCGCGCGCAGGAGGAATACGAGCGCGACAGTCGCAGCAGCCCCGCGCGCCGCGCCGTCGAGCCCGCGAGGCCGTGCGTCATCGTCCGACCGGTGAGgcgcgaggaggaggaggaggagaagctctCGTGCGGGGACGTCAACGACAACGAGGCAGTTCCTCTTGACTGTTAA
- the ccdc15 gene encoding coiled-coil domain-containing protein 15, producing the protein MSTGRFTASKRSEFKAPVCRRNEHSRAHKVLAERNQAVVAVGAWVEEGQDFPEHPSALALLTEEIQEEKRRVREERLRRFQDEVRHRVAQTAQIIKKREQPQAYSGEYQSWNQHVTAGEKLKPAGGAVQQRVKERSSQEPVEGMRQVRLRLAACRMDQHEEMTSDLPGGEWNFSPSRHRSHVFNADQEVEEKEEEEEEEDDLEDEEEGDDHIITSQHIFPLVQQKVRGHVLMDSDKSQPHPGFQTSLRVPQVLWPLPDQEEQKRQRQSQFLMHRRLYMNIEREQVKENKQHRKHLKRTARIKAEKEQIRLEEERRLERARQLAEAKQRLEERELLILERLRLEEEERAVELQSRRRRREEKGKTEARFIEALKARMKERLSQEKLDLPPLCCCASSFWDSHPDTCANNCVFHNNPKEYAKALHSTMLSLDLR; encoded by the exons ATGAGTACCGGCCGGTTCACAGCTTCCAAAAGAAGCGAATTCAAAGCTCCAGTTTGCCGGAGAAATGAGCACTCGAGGGCCCACAAGGTCCTCGCCGAGAGGAACCAGGCCGTGGTGGCTGTGGGAGCCTGGGTTGAGGAGGGACAAGACTTCCCGGAGCATCCGTCT GCTCTTGCTTTGCTGACTGAGGAGATccaggaagaaaagaggagggtgagagaggagaggctcCGACGGTTTCAGGATGAAGTACGCCACCGTGTGGCACAGACAGCTCAAATCATCAAGAAGAGGGAGCAACCTCAGGCATACTCAGGG GAGTATCAATCCTGGAACCAGCATGTAACTGCAGGTGAAAAGCTGAAGCCTGCAGGAGGTGCTGTACAACagagggtgaaggagaggagcTCTCAGGAG CCTGTTGAAGGCATGAGGCAGGTCCGACTCAGACTGGCCGCCTGTCGGATGGACCAGCATGAGGAAATGACGTCAGACCTTCCTGGAGGCGAATGGAACTTCTCTCCCTCCAGACAT AGATCTCACGTGTTTAATGCAGACCAGGAAgttgaagaaaaagaggaggaggaggaggaggaggatgacctagaagatgaggaagagggagaTGATCATATCATCACCAGTCAGCACATATTCCCCCTCGTTCAGCAGAAG GTGAGAGGACATGTATTGATGGATTCAGACAAATCACAGCCTCATCCCGGATTCCAGACCAGCCTCAGAGTCCCACAAGTCCTGTGGCCTCTGCCTGACcaagaagaacagaagagacAG cgtCAGTCTCAGTTCCTGATGCACCGTCGTCTGTACATGAACATTGAGCGAGAGCAAGTGAAGGAGAACAAACAGCACAGGAAACACCTGAAGAGGACAGCAAG GATCAAAGCAGAGAAAGAACAGATTcgtctggaggaggagagacgatTAGAGAGAGCTCGACAGCTTGCAGAGGCCAAAcagaggctggaggagagagagctgctgatACTGGAGAGACTGAGGCtcgaggaggaagagagagctgtggagctgcagagcaggaggaggaggagagaggagaaagggaaAACAGAAGCGAG GTTCATTGAGGCTCTGAAAGCTCGGATGAAAGAACGTCTGTCTCAGGAGAAGCTAgacctccctcctctctgctgctgtgcgTCCTCTTTCTGGGACTCCCACCCCGACACCTGCGC